The region AATTTATCATAGATGTCATAACCTTGGCGCAAGCGTCAGTCAGGTTTGTATTTAATTTTGTCACATAAACATTAAATACATTATTATGACTCATTTTATTACGCGAATTACTTTACTGATTACCTTTCTTCTTTTAACTTCCATTAGTTTTAGTCAAAGCTATGCATGAAAAATAGACTCTATAGTTTCAATAGATTACGGCACAGAAGATCCTGGAATTTCAATTTTGGTAGCCAAAAATGAAAAAGCTATATATGATAATGCTTTTGGGAAATCAAATTTGGAACTAAATACACCAATGCAGTTGAATACTGTATTTCAAATTGGTTTAATTACAAAACAATTTACAGCAGTTTCTATTTTAATGCTTGCTGAGCAAGGAAAATTGAATATTAAGGATAACATTGAAAAATATTTTCCAGAATATGCTAGTAATTGGAAAGATATAACCATTTACCATTTATTAAATCATACGTTAAGAATAAAAAATAGCACACCTGTTGGCGGCAAAGGGTTTGTATCTAGAACGGATATGACATCTACAGAGCTAATTGCCTATTTTAAAATAAAAAATATTTTTTTGTGGTTTTAACTCTTTTATCCAATTACAAAACTTGAATCTAACAACTATAATCGTACTAAAGAATTTAAAAAATTAAAAATTCCAGTATTTTCTTTAAATCAATCTAACACCAATTTGTTTGTTTAAATGCCGTATTAAAATACCTTAAATAAAATATAATAATTAAAATATCATTTAGAGAATTCTCCATTTAGCCGTTTTATCTGTTCACAAATTTGCTGAAATATGTTTTTTATATTCTTTACAAGAGTTAATTGACTTATATTTATCTTTTATTTTAAGGATCGAAGAGTTTGATTGACCAAAAATCTATAGCAGTACTTCCATTCGTCAATATGAGCAGTAATATTGAAAACGAATATTTCTGCGATGGATTAACCGAAGAAATTATTAACGCATTAGCAAAAATCAAACAACTTTCGGTGACTTCCCGAACCTCTTCATTTTACTTTAAAAACAAAATAGTAACTGCTAAAGAGATAAGAGAGAATTTAAAAGTGGCTACTTTTATTGAAGGCAGTGTAAGAGTGTCAAAACATAAAATGCGTATTACGGTGCAGATGATAGATACTTTAGAGGACTTTCATTTCTGGTCAGAAACCTTTGATAGAAACCCGGAAAATGTTTTTGAAATTCAAGATGAAATCAGTCTGTTTATTGCTGAAAAATTACGCGAGCATATTGGTCATCTCGAAATAAAAGAAA is a window of Polaribacter litorisediminis DNA encoding:
- a CDS encoding serine hydrolase domain-containing protein encodes the protein MLVAKNEKAIYDNAFGKSNLELNTPMQLNTVFQIGLITKQFTAVSILMLAEQGKLNIKDNIEKYFPEYASNWKDITIYHLLNHTLRIKNSTPVGGKGFVSRTDMTSTELIAYFKIKNIFLWF